Proteins co-encoded in one Jeotgalibacillus malaysiensis genomic window:
- a CDS encoding guanine permease, protein MKKYFQFEELNTNYKREFIGGLTTFLAMAYILVVNPLTLTLADIEGLPDSMRMDYGAVFVATALAAAIGSLVMGLLARYPIALAPGMGLNAFFAYSVILTQEIPWQTALTGVLFSGLIFMVLTVTGVRERIINAIPNELKFAVGAGIGLFITFVGFQNAGIIVGNDATLVALGDLTNGNTLLAVFGIFVTVILMTRKIKGGIFFGIVITAIVGMIVGLIDRPSGVIDTTPPSLAPTFGAALEPIFSSPGDLFTVQLLVVILTFLFVDFFDTAGTLVAVTNQAGLMKDGKLPRANRALFADSTATVFGAVLGTSTTTSYIESSAGVAAGARTGFASVVTAGLFLLSIFFFPLLEVITSAVTAPALIIVGVLMVSALGKIDWTRFEIAVPAFLTIITMPLTYSIASGIAIGFIFYPITMLVMGRGKQTHPIMYVLFVIFVLYFIFLS, encoded by the coding sequence TTGAAGAAGTATTTTCAGTTTGAAGAATTAAACACGAATTATAAGCGTGAATTTATCGGGGGATTAACAACCTTCCTGGCGATGGCTTATATTCTTGTCGTTAACCCGTTAACGTTGACGCTCGCAGATATTGAAGGGCTGCCGGATTCAATGAGAATGGATTACGGAGCGGTATTCGTTGCAACTGCACTGGCTGCAGCGATCGGTTCACTTGTAATGGGTCTGCTCGCGCGGTATCCGATCGCACTTGCGCCGGGTATGGGATTAAATGCATTTTTTGCTTACTCGGTTATCCTGACACAGGAAATTCCGTGGCAGACAGCTTTAACAGGCGTTTTATTCTCAGGACTTATTTTTATGGTATTAACTGTTACTGGTGTACGTGAGCGAATTATTAATGCGATTCCAAATGAATTGAAGTTTGCAGTGGGAGCGGGTATTGGTCTCTTTATCACATTTGTCGGTTTTCAAAATGCAGGGATCATCGTCGGTAACGATGCAACGCTTGTAGCGCTTGGTGATCTGACAAACGGTAATACACTCTTAGCGGTATTCGGAATTTTTGTCACAGTCATTTTGATGACGCGTAAAATCAAAGGCGGTATTTTCTTCGGGATTGTCATCACAGCAATTGTTGGAATGATCGTTGGGTTGATTGACCGCCCGAGCGGTGTCATTGATACAACGCCACCAAGCCTTGCGCCGACATTCGGTGCAGCGCTTGAACCGATTTTCTCAAGCCCAGGAGACTTATTTACAGTTCAATTGTTAGTTGTCATTTTAACTTTCTTATTTGTTGATTTCTTTGATACTGCTGGCACACTTGTTGCGGTAACAAATCAGGCAGGTCTGATGAAAGATGGTAAACTTCCACGTGCGAACCGTGCTCTATTCGCAGATTCAACAGCAACAGTATTCGGTGCGGTTCTTGGTACATCAACAACGACATCTTATATTGAATCTTCTGCAGGGGTAGCAGCTGGCGCGCGTACAGGGTTTGCTTCTGTTGTGACAGCAGGGTTGTTCTTATTATCAATTTTTTTCTTTCCGCTTCTTGAAGTGATCACAAGCGCAGTTACTGCACCGGCCCTCATTATTGTCGGCGTGCTAATGGTATCAGCACTTGGTAAAATCGACTGGACGCGCTTTGAAATCGCAGTTCCGGCATTCCTGACAATCATTACAATGCCGCTGACTTACAGTATCGCTTCAGGTATTGCGATCGGATTTATTTTCTACCCGATTACAATGCTTGTGATGGGTAGAGGGAAGCAGACTCACCCGATCATGTATGTATTATTTGTGATCTTTGTACTTTACTTCATCTTCCTTTCATAA
- a CDS encoding PTS glucose transporter subunit IIABC, giving the protein MFKKFFGQLQKIGKALMLPVAILPAAGLLLAFGNALQNDTLTNLAPFLTSDWIVMVASVMENSGGIVFDNLPLLFAVGVAIGLAGGDGVAGLAAIVGYLIMNATMGTALGLELADVTGEGVDPAYTLMLGIPTLSSGVFGGIIVGALAAYMYNRFFNIELPTYLGFFAGKRFVPIATAASAVVLGLVMIVVWPPVQGGLNAFSNVMLNSNLAVSAFVFGVIERALIPFGLHHIFYTPFWFEFGTYVNAAGETVRGDNSIFQAQIRDNVQDLTAGTFMTGKYPFMMFGLPAAALAIYHEARAEKKKLVAGIMGSAALTSFLTGITEPIEFAFLFVAPILFAVHTVFAGLSFLTMHLLDVKIGMTFSGGLIDFLLFGALNPQTNWWLVLPVGAVFAVIYYFGFRFAIRKFNLATPGREKEEDGEGNARAASSKSDLPHDILEAMGGASNISNLDACITRLRVQVNEPSKVDKKELKHLGASGVLEIGNNIQAIFGPRSDSLRHQMKDIMEGKTPRPVKVDAQKEVEKEIEETAATAIKNDVAVLSDFVSPLNGEAVSITEVPDQVFSGKMMGDGFAIKPTDGIVHSPVNGKIVNVSPTKHAIGIESDNGQEILIHFGIDTVKLNGEGFTVHVKEGDQVKAGDLLLEADLDAIKDQVPSTITPIVFTNLMNGEAVEVKKTKVSRGDASVIEVK; this is encoded by the coding sequence ATGTTTAAGAAGTTTTTTGGTCAGCTTCAGAAAATTGGTAAAGCACTTATGCTGCCAGTTGCGATTTTGCCTGCTGCCGGTCTGCTATTAGCATTCGGTAATGCATTGCAAAATGATACGCTGACAAACCTTGCACCATTTCTGACAAGTGACTGGATTGTCATGGTAGCAAGCGTCATGGAGAACTCAGGTGGTATTGTCTTTGACAATCTTCCATTACTATTTGCAGTAGGGGTAGCCATTGGGCTTGCTGGCGGTGACGGTGTTGCCGGACTTGCAGCAATCGTCGGTTACCTGATTATGAATGCCACGATGGGTACAGCACTTGGCCTTGAGCTTGCTGATGTAACGGGCGAGGGAGTCGATCCTGCCTATACATTAATGCTTGGTATTCCTACACTTTCTTCAGGTGTATTTGGCGGTATTATCGTCGGTGCGCTTGCCGCTTACATGTATAACCGGTTCTTCAATATCGAACTGCCGACTTATCTTGGATTCTTTGCCGGTAAACGATTTGTACCGATTGCAACAGCTGCTTCTGCAGTTGTATTAGGTCTTGTGATGATTGTCGTTTGGCCGCCAGTACAGGGAGGACTGAATGCATTTTCAAACGTAATGCTGAATTCTAACCTTGCTGTTTCAGCATTTGTCTTTGGTGTGATCGAACGTGCGCTAATTCCATTCGGACTTCACCACATTTTTTATACACCGTTCTGGTTTGAATTTGGTACGTATGTAAATGCTGCAGGTGAAACTGTACGTGGAGATAACTCAATCTTTCAGGCTCAGATCCGTGATAACGTTCAGGATCTGACTGCAGGTACATTCATGACTGGTAAATATCCATTCATGATGTTTGGTCTTCCGGCAGCTGCGCTTGCGATCTACCATGAAGCGCGTGCTGAAAAGAAAAAGCTTGTGGCAGGTATCATGGGGTCAGCAGCTCTGACTTCATTCCTGACAGGTATTACTGAGCCAATCGAATTCGCATTTCTATTCGTTGCGCCAATCCTGTTCGCAGTACACACAGTGTTTGCAGGTCTTTCATTCCTGACAATGCACTTACTTGATGTAAAAATTGGTATGACATTCTCGGGTGGTCTGATTGACTTCCTATTATTCGGGGCATTGAACCCACAGACAAACTGGTGGCTTGTACTGCCGGTAGGTGCAGTATTCGCAGTGATCTATTACTTCGGATTCCGTTTTGCAATCCGTAAGTTCAACCTGGCAACACCAGGCCGTGAAAAAGAAGAAGATGGAGAAGGCAACGCGCGTGCAGCTTCTTCAAAATCAGATCTTCCACATGACATTCTTGAGGCGATGGGTGGAGCTTCAAATATCTCGAACCTTGATGCATGTATTACACGTCTGCGTGTTCAGGTTAACGAACCTTCAAAGGTTGATAAGAAAGAATTGAAACATCTTGGTGCATCAGGTGTACTTGAGATCGGTAACAATATCCAGGCTATTTTCGGCCCGCGTTCTGACAGCTTAAGACATCAGATGAAGGATATTATGGAAGGTAAGACACCTAGACCGGTAAAAGTTGATGCTCAAAAAGAAGTCGAAAAAGAAATTGAAGAAACAGCAGCTACAGCTATCAAGAATGATGTAGCGGTACTCAGTGATTTTGTTTCTCCATTAAATGGGGAAGCTGTATCAATTACTGAGGTGCCTGATCAGGTATTCTCGGGCAAAATGATGGGTGACGGATTTGCGATTAAACCTACAGACGGAATTGTTCACTCTCCGGTTAACGGAAAAATCGTAAACGTTTCTCCAACAAAACACGCAATCGGTATTGAATCCGATAACGGACAGGAAATTCTGATCCACTTTGGAATTGATACTGTCAAACTGAACGGTGAAGGTTTTACTGTTCATGTAAAAGAAGGAGACCAGGTGAAAGCCGGTGATCTTCTTCTAGAAGCAGATCTCGATGCAATTAAGGACCAGGTTCCCTCTACTATTACGCCAATCGTTTTCACAAACCTGATGAACGGTGAGGCAGTGGAAGTGAAGAAGACCAAAGTGAGCAGAGGAGACGCTTCTGTTATAGAAGTAAAATAA
- a CDS encoding GMP synthase: protein MLGKEEMHGQEMIVVLDFGSQYNQLITRRIREFGVYSELHPHTITAEEIKELNPSGIIFSGGPNSVYDENSFRADERIFDLGIPVLGICYGMQLMTMHFGGKVEKAKNREYGKADIHVQEAKGLFKDLPLTQTVWMSHGDLVVEAPPSFDVVATNPSCPVASISNEEQKLYAVQFHPEVRHSEHGNEMLRNFVFDACGCKGDWSMENFIEIELEKIRQEVGDRQVLCALSGGVDSSVVAVLIHKAIGDQLTCIFVDHGLLRKGEADSVMKTFADGFNMNVIKVDAQDRFLNKLKGVSDPEQKRKIIGNEFIYVFDDEATKLDGIDFLAQGTLYTDIIESGTATAQTIKSHHNVGGLPEDMQFKLIEPLNTLFKDEVRALGSELGIPDEIVWRQPFPGPGLGIRVLGEITEEKLEIVRESDYILREEIKKAGLDRDIWQYFTVLPDIRSVGVMGDARTYDYAIGIRAVTSIDGMTSDWARIPWDVLEKISVRLVNEVNSINRVLYDVTSKPPSTIEWE from the coding sequence ATGCTAGGTAAAGAAGAAATGCACGGTCAGGAAATGATCGTTGTACTCGATTTTGGAAGTCAATATAATCAGTTAATCACGCGCCGTATCCGTGAGTTCGGTGTATACAGTGAATTACATCCGCACACGATTACTGCAGAGGAAATTAAGGAACTGAACCCTTCAGGTATTATTTTCTCCGGTGGTCCGAATTCTGTATATGATGAGAATTCATTCCGTGCAGATGAGCGTATTTTTGACCTTGGTATTCCTGTGCTCGGGATCTGCTATGGTATGCAGCTGATGACAATGCACTTTGGCGGTAAGGTTGAAAAGGCGAAAAACCGTGAGTATGGTAAAGCGGATATTCATGTTCAGGAAGCAAAAGGGCTATTTAAAGACCTGCCGCTTACACAGACAGTATGGATGAGTCATGGTGACCTGGTTGTTGAAGCACCACCATCTTTTGACGTTGTTGCAACAAACCCTTCATGCCCGGTTGCTTCAATCAGCAATGAAGAGCAGAAGCTTTATGCTGTTCAGTTCCACCCGGAAGTGCGTCATTCTGAACATGGTAATGAGATGCTTAGAAACTTTGTGTTTGATGCATGTGGATGTAAAGGCGACTGGTCAATGGAAAACTTTATTGAGATTGAACTTGAGAAGATCCGTCAGGAAGTCGGCGATCGTCAGGTGCTTTGTGCACTGAGCGGCGGTGTGGATTCTTCAGTTGTTGCTGTGCTGATTCATAAAGCAATCGGTGATCAGCTGACGTGTATTTTTGTTGATCACGGTTTACTTCGTAAGGGTGAAGCGGATAGCGTAATGAAGACATTTGCTGATGGTTTTAATATGAATGTCATTAAAGTTGATGCGCAGGACCGTTTCCTGAATAAGCTTAAAGGTGTATCTGACCCTGAACAGAAGCGTAAAATCATTGGTAATGAATTTATTTATGTGTTTGATGATGAAGCAACAAAGCTTGATGGGATTGATTTCCTTGCTCAGGGAACACTTTATACAGATATCATTGAAAGTGGTACGGCAACTGCACAGACAATTAAGTCTCACCACAATGTAGGCGGACTGCCTGAAGATATGCAGTTCAAGCTGATTGAGCCTTTAAATACTTTATTTAAAGATGAGGTTCGTGCACTTGGAAGTGAGCTTGGTATCCCTGATGAAATCGTTTGGCGCCAGCCGTTCCCTGGACCTGGTCTTGGCATTCGTGTTCTTGGTGAAATCACTGAAGAAAAGCTTGAGATCGTTCGTGAGTCAGATTATATTCTGCGTGAAGAAATCAAAAAAGCCGGTCTTGACCGTGATATCTGGCAGTACTTCACTGTTTTACCGGACATCAGAAGCGTTGGTGTAATGGGTGATGCCAGAACGTATGATTACGCAATTGGTATCCGTGCCGTTACATCGATTGACGGCATGACTTCTGACTGGGCGAGAATTCCCTGGGATGTACTTGAGAAGATTTCAGTCCGCCTTGTCAATGAAGTAAATTCAATTAACCGCGTGCTGTATGACGTAACGAGTAAGCCGCCAAGCACAATTGAGTGGGAATAA
- a CDS encoding transcriptional antiterminator, whose protein sequence is MSYVVKKILNNNVLIAELNSSEVVMIGKGIGFKRQSQSTISEQEVEKLFVLRDEKEQDQFKKLLPYVEDDLLKVIISSIELIRERTQTFLNEHIHVALTDHLVFAVNRLMRGMSISNPFLLETKALYPYEYEIAKEVVELINERAHIYLPEGEIGFIALHIHSAMLNRNVHEVNSHSQLIGRLVQLIETQFDVKLDKESIDYMRLVRHLRYTVERVVRGEKVDEPEKIALLLKEEYPMCYNLSWKLIKIMQQTLKKPVYDAEAVYLTMHLQRIQTKMK, encoded by the coding sequence ATGAGCTATGTAGTGAAAAAAATACTGAATAATAACGTGTTGATTGCTGAATTGAATAGCTCAGAAGTTGTCATGATCGGCAAAGGGATCGGCTTTAAGCGTCAGTCGCAATCAACGATCAGCGAGCAGGAAGTTGAGAAGCTTTTCGTGCTGCGTGATGAAAAGGAGCAGGATCAATTCAAAAAGCTGCTACCTTATGTTGAAGATGATCTGCTGAAAGTTATCATTTCTTCGATTGAACTGATTCGGGAGCGTACCCAGACTTTTCTGAACGAACATATTCACGTTGCGCTGACAGATCACCTCGTCTTTGCTGTGAACCGTCTGATGAGAGGGATGTCGATTTCAAATCCATTTCTTTTAGAAACGAAAGCGCTCTATCCATATGAATATGAAATCGCAAAAGAAGTTGTCGAACTGATCAATGAACGTGCGCATATTTATCTTCCTGAAGGGGAGATTGGTTTTATTGCGCTTCATATTCACAGTGCGATGCTGAATCGTAATGTGCATGAAGTGAACTCGCATTCCCAGCTGATCGGAAGACTGGTTCAGCTGATTGAAACGCAATTCGATGTTAAGCTCGACAAAGAAAGCATTGATTATATGAGGCTTGTCAGGCATTTGCGCTACACAGTAGAGCGTGTCGTCAGGGGAGAGAAAGTCGATGAGCCGGAAAAAATCGCTTTGCTCTTGAAAGAGGAATATCCGATGTGCTATAATCTCTCATGGAAACTGATAAAAATTATGCAGCAGACATTAAAAAAACCTGTATACGATGCAGAAGCGGTCTATCTGACCATGCACCTGCAGCGCATTCAGACTAAAATGAAATAA